The following DNA comes from Bacillaceae bacterium S4-13-56.
ATCTTTTTACTTCTTCCTCTGGATTTGAGATAGATTTTTTTGAAAAAGATAATTCTGGTACTTCGAGTAAATAGGCTTTTGCAATTGCAATTCCACTTGATGCGGCAATTCCTTTTAAAGTAGACATGGTTTCATTCCCCCATTATTTTTAATTTTCCAAAACACGAATCAACAAGTTCTACCCATTCCGGATTAAATTGTTTCAACTTCCACCTGAGGGAGCAGTTCATTAACATCTTCTTTTTGACATAGATCCTCTTGGAAAGCAGTAGCACTTCCTGATGCAACGCTAAATCGAAAGGCATTCTCGTATGTCTTCCCTTGTGACAAACAAGCTAGGAAGCCTGCCACGACAGAATCACCAGCTCCCACAGAATTAACCAGCTTACCTTTAGGAGCTTTGGCATATAGACGAGTGTCTTTGTTAACATACACTGCCCCTTGTCCACCCATAGAAATTATGATATGTTCAATCCCTTGATTGATAAACAATTGGGCTTGTTCAGCAGCTTGTAAAGGAGTCTTTATCTCAATTCCACATAATTCCGAAAGCTCATGATGGTTAGGCTTTATAAGAAAAGGCTGATGATGTACCAATTCTTTTAATGGATCTTCTGATGTATCTACGGCTAAATGGACATTGTTTTTTCTACAAAAAGCAGCTATCTGCGTAAGAAAGCCAGCTGGAATGGAGCTTGGTACACTTCCAGCCACCACAAGATAATCACCGCGTTTTAACTGGCTGACTTTCTGATGGATTTGGGCTATATGCTCTTCGGTAATCGTTGGAGCAGCTCCATTAACTTCTGTTTCTTGATGACCTTTTACCTTAACGTTAATTCTAGTAGGTTCATTTACTTCAACGAAATCATGTAGAACTTGTTCTTCCTTTAAGAATTCCTTTATAAAATTTCCTGTAAATCCTCCGATAAGACCTAGGGACGTATTTTTAATATGAAGTCTTTGAAGCACTCGAGAAACATTAATTCCTTTCCCACCAGGAAAAAAATTTACTTTTTCCGCACGATTTAGTGCTCCTAGCTTTATGTCTGGCACGTACATCACGTAGTCAATTGATGGATTGAGAGTCATAGTATAGATCATGATCGTATGACCACCTTTATTTCAGAATGTTTCAAACTAGTATCGACTGGTTTTCTCTTTAGGTTCTGCTTTTAGTGAAAATCAATACGTGTATTCACCCATACTACTATACTAATCCATTCAATGATAAAATTCAATCAAAAGCAATCAAAATCAGTCATATAGGTTGGATGTCGGAAAAAGCGCTTGATGGGTTTGTCTATTTGTGCTACCATATTTTTATGGGTTTCTGCGTCGTTTTCATTAGGAGGTGTTAGACCATGTATGGTTTCTTAATAGCATTATTAGTCATTGACGCAATTGCTATGATTACGTTAATAGTATTACAAACCGGAAAAAGTGCCGGTCTATCTGGAGCGATTTCAGGTGGGGCGGAACAATTATTTGGAAAACAAAAAGCACGAGGACTTGATGCGTTCTTGCATAAAGGAACAATCGTTACTGCAGTTATTTTCTTTGTGTTAACTTTCGTTTTAGCTTATATTGTAACACCGTCATAAAAAATAACTCGCCACATTTTGTGAGCGAGTTTTTTTGTATTATTAGCTATTTATGAGTTGGAGAGAAAAATGGGGTTCCTTTTTTGAAAGGTAATAAAGTATATAATCTGTCTAGCTTCAGCGAGTCATCTTCGAAGTTTTTGCCCCGAGTAATTGTAGGAAGGAAAGCTACTTAGATCTTATTCGCAGAATCAAGTGCTTTTCTTGGTTCGAAGGCCGCTTGAGCTCT
Coding sequences within:
- the pfkB gene encoding 1-phosphofructokinase, encoding MIYTMTLNPSIDYVMYVPDIKLGALNRAEKVNFFPGGKGINVSRVLQRLHIKNTSLGLIGGFTGNFIKEFLKEEQVLHDFVEVNEPTRINVKVKGHQETEVNGAAPTITEEHIAQIHQKVSQLKRGDYLVVAGSVPSSIPAGFLTQIAAFCRKNNVHLAVDTSEDPLKELVHHQPFLIKPNHHELSELCGIEIKTPLQAAEQAQLFINQGIEHIIISMGGQGAVYVNKDTRLYAKAPKGKLVNSVGAGDSVVAGFLACLSQGKTYENAFRFSVASGSATAFQEDLCQKEDVNELLPQVEVETI
- the secG gene encoding preprotein translocase subunit SecG; translated protein: MYGFLIALLVIDAIAMITLIVLQTGKSAGLSGAISGGAEQLFGKQKARGLDAFLHKGTIVTAVIFFVLTFVLAYIVTPS